The Amaranthus tricolor cultivar Red isolate AtriRed21 chromosome 14, ASM2621246v1, whole genome shotgun sequence DNA window ATCAATATCGAGTGATTTATCATCATTAAGAAAAgtgaaattccacatggtagcattgaactttcatgaaacaccAATGAtaacacttttgtaagattttttcacatgatagcatctagtttatgtcttatctaactgccgtagcattttccgttaaattttttcgtcaatttccgtttaattcaccattttgacgtttctacccttactAAGTTTTGGTTGTTGTCTCTATAATTTGCcgtaaaccatttttatgctctcaaatgtttaattcaccgtttaattcatcaacgctctcaaatgtttaaggCAAATTATAAAAGATAAGAACCAACatttaataagggtagaaacgtcaaaatgatgaattaaacggaaattgacaagaatttaacgaaaaatgctacggcagttagataaaacataaattggatgctacaatgtagaaaaatcttataaaaatgCTACCACTGACATTTCATGTAAAtttgatgctaccatgtgaaatttcccttAACAAAAAAAACGACCGATATAATTAAAGACACAGCTGACTCTACCTGTGTTGACCAACAACTACTAAAAATTGATTGATACCAAGTTACCAACCACTGCAAACTAGTACCTCATTTAACATTATtgttcaatttgattttttattctatcAGTGTATTttattaagttaaaatataatcaaataaaatttttttattcgtttcgaaatgtaatttttattaaaaccaatattttataattcttaattaaatacaatttgaaatattataattaaatatgtGTATTGACGAACGAGCAAAAaccaaataggttataatagtGAATACAAGGAGTATTATCTATTCCCTGAAGATTGCTATAACTTTCATTTTAATTCCTTTTTCTATTTattagatttttattattaaaaataacctCATACTCTTAAAAACTTTCATCAACAAATTTAATCTTCTTTTATTATGTCCgcacatttaaatattttatctaattacCACTTCCAACCAAACAACAAACTAAAGAAACATTAGATTATAGTTACATGCTCACTTCAAAAGGAATCGTATAGTAATTATACGCTAAGTAATTCTTAAGAGTGGCACTTAAGTCATAAACATAGAGTCCGACTTCGCAACTAATAGAGTATAAACATACTTGACCCgatgttgaattttgaaaatgatttctgatccatttttatatgaaaaaacatattaatgtgataaattcatcttaatatatattttctaaatataaacttttaaaaatttttaaaacctcacaattaaaattttttgaattttaagttTGAATTAAGATCTgattaaaagtaaattaaaagaacaaataaaaacaaaaatagtatTTCGTAATCTATTAACATTCTCTCACTTATATTTCCAATACCATGTCAAAAAATTATCTCAACGAAAAGTACAGTCTAGGGCTCTAGGCCCATTCATGCCTTTTACTTATAAACAACAAGAAGTGTTCATTTAGGTAATCGGGTCGATTTTGAATTGCATATTCATGACGGatcaaaatcaaatcttatATCCACATTAATttgtacataattttaaatttaatgtgaAGTCGGGTCAGGTcgaattcaattataaaatcagtttgtttttaattctaggCCAACAATATAAGTAAAAGGTCTCGCTTCAGTATTTCCCACTTTATTTCTCAAATCTCTCACTCTTTTGAGTCATGGAACCAACATTCAAAACTTCAGAAATAGCCTATGACATCTCCCCATACCTAATCGAATACAAAGATGGAACCATTCAAAGACTCGCCGGAACCGAGTGGGTCCCACCAGGGTTCGACCCACAAACCAACGTCACCTCCGaagacatcatcatcatccctgAATCCGGCGTCTCCGCCAGAATATACCGCCCTTCAACCACCATTCACAACCGCCCTATCCTCCTTTACCTACACGGCGGAGCTTTCGTAATAGCCTCCCCTGGTCTCCCTTACTACCACAATTTCTGCAACCAATTAGTACAATCTACTGATATCATAATAATCTCTCTAGATTACAGACGGGCCCCCGAAAACCCACTTCCCGCCGCCTTCCATGATTCATGGGCGGCGATCGAATGGATCGCTGCCCATAAACCTGATAAATGGATCCACGACGGTATTGACTATCACCGATTGTTCATAGCAGGGGACAGTGCTGGTGCAACAATGACCCATCATATAGCTTGTAAGTTAACCGATTCGGGTTTGGGTAAACAAATATCCGTTGAAGGGGTGATTCTTATCCACCCGTTTTTCAGAGGAAAAGATCCGATTGGATCCGAGATTAATGACCCGAGAAAAGGGGTAGTTGATGGGTGGTGGAATTATGTGTGTAGATCTGATAAAGGGTGTGATGATCCGTTTATAAACCCGTTTAGTGATGGAGCTCCAGAAATTGAATCTGTTGCAGGAAAGAGGATGATTGTTCTTGTTGCTGAGGAAGATGTTCTTAAAGAAAGAGGGAAGTATTATTATGATGGAATAGTAAAGAGTGGATGGAAAGGTAAGGTAGAGTTGTTTGAATCAAAGAGAAAAGGGCATGTTTTTCATATATTTGATCCTGATTGTGATGAGGCTATGGAGTTGAGGAGGAACTTGGCTTCTTTTATTAATGGTGAAATATGATGAAGGAAAACTCATCTACTCTGTCACTTTGAGTTTGTCCTCTAATAAATTTTTGAGCAAATTTAAATTGTTTGATTCTTAAATGGTGGCAATAATTCACATTTCACAATACATTTGAtgttattatcaaaaaaaatatttgcacCTTGATGTAATATGTTGTATGAGAAAATATCACTGTTAatagcaaatataataaaacaaaagtttATGATGGTGTTGCCAACGTGGTTCGTTTGGTTCTTAGTATTATATAAAAAGTatttaataggtttttttaAGATGAAGTTGGAGCCCTAATAGTAAAACCCCATCACTTGATTGGATTATGAATTACTCCTTTCAATTTACGCTAAttgttttatttggtttttacaCTATCAAATGCACaaatttaattctaaataactataattatatgtaattgtaaattattatatcataaaaaattaatgtttgtaaaatttacattaagtcGAATAAaaaagattccacttgactatccTAAATAtcttgattaattataaaagtataataAAGAGTGAATgattaatagtattaaaaaattaaatgggacaattaCTTTGATTTGGAGGGAGTATGATTCACCACCAACCTTGTTGACAAACTACTACTATCACAAGTATGATACTTTTTCTCgttttttatccttttatttagttttgcataattttctaggcaattttttctctaattatttttatcaatacatctttgaaaattataaaagatgttttataatttaacaagattttatattaattaagtaTCTATCAAAAATCTTATTAAAATGAAACattgtaaatgaaaaaaatattaaattaacaaAAGAGTAATACACCACCTCAAGTCTTATAAGTTGTCAACTTTCTCTAGAATTGTCTTTCTCTAAAATTTAGGAgtttaatatgtttttaattttgtgCAAACCACATTTacaattaacaacaacaataataataataataataataataataataaattattttgaatagaTGGAGAATAATCACATGTATTTTGAGTTAACCAATGTAGGAGTTAGGTGTATTTTAAGTGGGTGGAAaagaatttattaatttttgtatgaaattgtCTTACCGTGAGATGTATTTTATATAAGGATTGAATAGCctaactaatataaaatatttaactgGTCTTGAACGAGATGACCTCATAATAAGACTGTCAATTTAGACCGGCCCAATTCGCGCGTGTATCAACTTCACATGCTTTCTCtcgttttttccattttctgggcatttttcaattttaatcttaaatgtatcaattttgactttgaaggtatcaatttcaacttaaagtaaactttaaacagatcaattaacataaaaaatttcaattttgacctattttttatcagttttgacgttaaactgattAATTTCAACCTAAATGTAGTTCTGTTTCACAATTTGAGTACAAagttaataaaatggtattattttatcattctatggatgaattttaaACAACAATTGAATGATCAATAACCTatcaataataatgttaaaacaTTGTACAATACAAGTACTTTTATCCAATGCAACATATGGttctaatggaacataagagtacttgtacactttaatcatcgatcaataatagtgatattactctttcctcaacatgtttatatatatttgtaaatagttcaaattgaatatgctaatagttaaattatgacacataaattgataattgatattttatGATCTAACTAAATTTTAAACGTATAAGCTTTAATTATCGTTTTCAAAATCTATAAATATATTGTACAAgttttagttcaaattgaatatgttaatagttaaattatgacatataatttgacaatgatgttttataatctaactaaattttgaacttctaatcttcaattatcgttttaaaaataagtattcaaattatatagttatattgtatagcatttaattcaaatttaataaattaatagttttaacactattattgatagttaaatttaccattcatttgttgtttgaaattcattcataaAATGATAGATTAATACCATTTTATATAACTTCGTTCTAAAATTGTGAAACAGAACCATATAAATTGATTAGTTTAacatcaaaattgatcacttataggttcaaaatgaaattttttactttaattgatatgtttaagtattactttacgttgaaattgatatctttaaggtcaaaattgataccttgaagatcaaaattgataaatgcccagaaaatgaaaaatacaagGGAAAACGTGTAATAttgttacacgcgcgaattgTGCCGGCTCACTCTTGGTCTCAATTTTGAGACGGTCTCGGCCAAGTTTTGGTGTAAAATATTAGCATATCAACtatttgttttgaggtcgtctcatcgTGAAACAATCTCTTACAAGagtaactttttctttttagctTAAAGCCTCAATAAGTATATATGCACAATTTTAATGGGGACAAAGTCCTTTTAGGGCTTATTTTGGACCGGTTCCATTATGTAAATAGAGGGTTCGTCAATATCCTATCTATTTAAAACCTACATACTTAAGAGTTAGGATTTTTAATGGGTCTCGATCCatcatataaatttaatttcatccatatatttctcttaactttttcaaaaagtattattttttttgccgTGCACAAATTATACTTGCAGCTAAAATTACCGCAACGACTCTTACAACTCATTAAAATAGATTTTTCCACACCCATCAATCAacttagataattttttttccttgttataaattttaatttattaatttcataCGAAACAACTTTAATATCTTatattcaacacaattataatcTACTTTTAATTGTGGATATTAGTTCGTAATTTAAAGATATTAGTAATCCACATAACTTTCATAACTAAGCTACTTCACCttcattcttaaatttcttgaaATTAATACATTGATTtactaatacaaaaatattaactttttttttgattttactaCACAACGTATGTAAATCAAAGTAGTAGcttttaaaatattatgtaGTAATTTCAAATAAATTGATAAGTATATactgtttttcttatttaaaatttttagataaTAGCCAAATTTTAACTTTGAATCATCCTCAATCTACATAGAATAACATGTGTGAAGTTGATACATCGGTCTCaaatctcaatatatatttttcaaatatatatcaaCTATTTATAGTTTTTACATACATACTTCCTCCTCTCCTCTCAATTTGCATCATTTACTATTTTGGGTTGTTTTATTCACTTTAAATCCTTTCCATAGTCGAAAATTGGCCTATCATCTTCTTTTACCTTCATCCATACAATACTTTTCGCGACATTGAAttagtggcattaaaaatataccactgatttatatttttagtataataattattggtttttattttaagtttcactataaagtgatttagtaaaactttatttggcctttagtggcataagtaattgttactatagtctatagtggcatttatgagaaatgtcattaGATTCTATGTTGCGAAAAATTTTTGTatgcttttttattttgctgCTAAAGAGTTTAATAAATGTCACTGAATCTactatatactattagaaatttaaagtagtgacatttaaattaaatgtcgctaaatatatcccactaaaagaaAATTATGTTGTAATGATATATTATGTTCTATTTTGATTTAATCCACACAATTCAATCTCTCTCATCATTTATAATTTGTTGGAGGACTCCACATCCTTCCTTATGGGTATAATTTATCGTCTTTTATCTATCCCCAGACCATGATCTTAGTTTTATGGGCGGAATACTTATTAATTTTCTCTCTAATGATAACTCAAAGAGACTATTTGATGCTAATTTAAAGAGACTATTTGATGCTAATTCAAAGATATGAGTTGTACGATTATTTATGTTTTAGGTTTGCATTGAAATATTTAACAAAGTACTCCTATAGTCTCGAAAAGTTTACTCTTGTTTTCTATTTAGTTCGGCCAATTAAATTTacgttatttttatttttagcaatgcttataatttttttaaatttttataaatttaacttATCTTTTTTATCTCGTCAATGCATATCTCTTACTATCCTACGgtatttatttttgtctttttttattttccaataaATACATATGtagtaaaggaaaaaaaaattgagaaaaacaaaaagaaacaagtGAATACTAAGGGACAACATCCATACGTGTTAGGATCAAAAAAGAATATTCGAATACTAGCTTTGCCAATAATTATTCTACCAGTCATTTAACCTAACTAATAGGCACAGGGAAAGATTTTAAAAGGTCTATTcatttttacaatattttttaaaattagattctttattatattaaaagttaGATTCTTTTCTATTTcaagaaaaattattaaaaaataaaatatattgtaatattatattcttaaattacttcaaatataaaaaaaacttaaaacaaataatataaaaagtgtTGCTCAGAATCGAGTTTGGATAACACCATATTTAAGGCCCCTTATTTTTGAGAGATCTAGGCGGTCAGCTATTCGAAATGGGCTAAGAACCGGTAATGGCTATCCCTCTATTTCTCTCATTTTGCAAAGttgtaaaattagttaaatttagTTGAAAGTGAAATtgagttgaaaaataaaaaaaaaacaaatcgaTGATAAAAATAAGATGTTAAGATGGAGAAAGAGTGACACCGGCCAATACAAAGAAAAGGTTGGAAAAATTAATaggataaattttaaaaaatgttgcAAAATGAGATTGACAAATGGAGTATCACtatgatatatataatagtaattGGTATAAGCTAATTAGGTATAactaattaactattaataatcaatatttGATGATTAGGTAATAATGCAATTATGATGGTAGTACATGTAGTACACGAGGTAACTACCATCAAAATGGGAGTATAGCTTAGTGGTCTACTATATCAATTGACTATTGGTAGTTGGCAGGATTAGTTGGCAACTTGGAACATATCCAACTTAAACtttctaaatttttaattaaagcttaattatcaTTTTTTCAGATATTCATTCCATCCGTCTTTTAGAGTTTGttctatttaataaaaaaagaaatctgacataaaattattaaataaggcAAACTCAAAAGAACGGAGTACTGCTTCGTGTATTTGCAATATTTTAACGTCACAACTAAcgtcatcatcaacatcatcatcatcatatccagtgtatTCCACTCATAGGAAATTATGGTTAGGATTTGGGGAAGGAAGAaagacggcagctcatacccatagatgagaatgcggtcaaagagtccctcggctcgagaaaggtcttcaaagagagagaaacctgcaacttacaaataatataaatagaatacgtacaaataactaaatataaagataaaagtaaagaaggaagtaaagagcgataattaaaggcaatgaGCAATAATAGACGATGGGTAAAAGGGACAAGTTTAGTAATCTAGGAAGTGGATAAGGCATCGCCAACTGCCCCTATCGCTGGTTAGGTCCTTgggaactttttatcacaaatcACTCGGGCAtctgctcgccacttaagcaaacccgcttgtatacgatttGTAACATCTCagaataactcggatcgtttGAAAAGAGAAGACGGCCTTTTTAAAGAAAGGTAAATatagtccgagtcaaaccaggatgttagaaggcagttataaaacggatttgaaatcaaggaaagcttgcggatcgagttctattagtgttattataaactactagatataagaaattcttagcagcggacaataacgaaaaaaattaaatctacttattacaacttgagaacgaaatcgcctcatcttatcaagacttctgtatccttaacgatttatttctccaagggacaatcctcactccccaaacctgcaacttaacttactgctagtcattgcccagaaaggaaacaacatcatcgcagggtcgttaagaccaaaattacacgtcagcaaacgtcgcataccaattgattaaatacaacaagagaaagatttAATAGCTGTCGATTTCAGAAAATACGCTTCGATCACGCTAACTAAgaataatcaatttcatgtaaaggttagtcagccatactgctgtactatccagccatactgccggtacaactccaatctccataagtgagacattacattaggggaagctaacccctaagcaagtctctaccatagacactcgccttacttcggtgcctatggttaagtatgcataccccgcggtggctcataatgcccccatataccgcgagtaattcatttccaccaattgacgtcatactacgtctactttaaggttagtgaggtcatactacctctgcttatcaaaacaatgtatcaaaattatttattcggaaagataacaatattcatactatatatccatactttacttttgtttaccattattatatgatacatcggactaaatgcgaacttcactgcgtgtacataccttaagtaagataaccaactctcaagcgtcctattcaattcccggtcacgaatcgacttcctacaaggttcaatcgtattcgggaaataagcacacatacacactttcctcaaatcaaccataacacacacatacaattacaactacacctagaatactacacacatcatgaacatccatcacatactataacatggtaaacgcacaaaacaggacagcatacataatctgtccagaaactcaatttaaaactgtcaaactgaaaatccgacttcacctttgcgtccggaaggcgtcaaaacccccgggtactaattttcataattcataatgtactctaagtatttttaacctattttcaagccaaaaagtgtcccaaaaacagattttttaaacatttttctaaccctacgggattcaccaaaatttcatcaacaaatgaattccaaatggtacattgcctattaaatatcaatgaccaaatttatataattcttatgaaccatctttgagattaaattcattgttcaacaataatttctttaaccacacacat harbors:
- the LOC130799214 gene encoding probable carboxylesterase 2, coding for MEPTFKTSEIAYDISPYLIEYKDGTIQRLAGTEWVPPGFDPQTNVTSEDIIIIPESGVSARIYRPSTTIHNRPILLYLHGGAFVIASPGLPYYHNFCNQLVQSTDIIIISLDYRRAPENPLPAAFHDSWAAIEWIAAHKPDKWIHDGIDYHRLFIAGDSAGATMTHHIACKLTDSGLGKQISVEGVILIHPFFRGKDPIGSEINDPRKGVVDGWWNYVCRSDKGCDDPFINPFSDGAPEIESVAGKRMIVLVAEEDVLKERGKYYYDGIVKSGWKGKVELFESKRKGHVFHIFDPDCDEAMELRRNLASFINGEI